The proteins below come from a single Acidobacteriota bacterium genomic window:
- a CDS encoding VOC family protein, which yields MSSDPSSAGSVRTSIAPWLSVRESARAVEFYKSAFGATEVYRMEGDAGSVVAKLSIEGAEFWVGDESPEHFNFSPQTLGGGTVRMIFTVADPDAVFFRALAAGAKEVYPVGEEYGWRLGRVVDPWGHHWEIGRPLAE from the coding sequence GGGTTCTGTCCGCACCTCGATAGCCCCTTGGCTCTCCGTCCGTGAAAGCGCGCGCGCCGTCGAATTCTACAAGTCTGCATTCGGAGCGACTGAGGTCTATCGCATGGAAGGCGACGCTGGAAGCGTGGTCGCGAAGTTGTCCATCGAAGGCGCGGAGTTCTGGGTGGGCGACGAATCTCCCGAGCACTTCAACTTCAGCCCGCAGACTCTTGGCGGTGGCACGGTCCGCATGATCTTCACTGTGGCGGATCCGGACGCGGTTTTTTTCCGCGCGCTGGCTGCGGGTGCGAAGGAAGTCTATCCAGTCGGGGAAGAGTACGGTTGGCGACTGGGCCGAGTCGTGGATCCCTGGGGGCATCACTGGGAGATCGGACGTCCGCTGGCCGAATAG